The Mesotoga sp. BH458_6_3_2_1 genome window below encodes:
- a CDS encoding winged helix-turn-helix domain-containing protein, with protein sequence MKITKDHAKRILLSYQNLLPPKRIQCSDGILQFVRKVGCLQFDPLNIAGMNTDLVLQSRVENYRPEMLYKLLYEDRKLIEGFDKNMSLYPVEDWPYFERFREDSKANIRSSEHIDEIADHIMKEIEVRGPLSSQDFDFDKKVGWYWAPTNVSRAALESLYWRGELVIHHRNGTRKFYDLAGRCMPENLMRRSDPNTTEEDYHRWHIRRRIDSIGLFWSRSGDAWLGIKGLNSSGRIAAIKEMVHSGELIELEIEGVEYPVYIASSNHELLDRCLVIDEPFEAAFLAPLDNLLWDRKFIKSIFEFEYVWEVYKQPKDRKYGYYVLPVLYGADFVARFEPVLDKKKKILNIKNWWWEDDVTVTEEMEAAIKKGIDDFASFLGAVSVVSPARLERLLKKL encoded by the coding sequence ATGAAGATCACCAAAGATCACGCAAAGAGGATTTTGCTCTCCTATCAGAATCTGCTACCTCCAAAAAGGATTCAGTGTAGCGACGGAATACTTCAGTTTGTAAGAAAAGTCGGTTGTCTGCAGTTCGATCCGCTGAACATCGCCGGGATGAACACAGACCTCGTTCTCCAGTCAAGAGTGGAAAATTACAGACCGGAAATGCTTTACAAACTACTTTACGAGGATAGGAAATTGATTGAAGGCTTTGATAAAAACATGTCTTTATACCCGGTCGAAGACTGGCCGTATTTCGAAAGATTCAGGGAAGACTCAAAAGCTAATATAAGAAGTAGCGAGCACATAGACGAGATAGCCGATCACATAATGAAAGAAATTGAGGTCAGAGGCCCGCTTTCCTCGCAGGACTTTGACTTCGACAAAAAGGTCGGCTGGTATTGGGCGCCGACCAACGTCTCCAGGGCGGCACTCGAGAGTCTGTACTGGCGGGGAGAGCTTGTGATACATCACAGGAACGGAACTAGAAAGTTCTACGACTTGGCCGGGAGGTGTATGCCCGAGAATCTTATGAGAAGGTCCGACCCCAACACGACCGAAGAGGATTATCACCGCTGGCATATCAGAAGAAGGATCGACAGCATCGGGCTTTTCTGGTCGAGATCGGGCGATGCCTGGCTTGGAATAAAGGGTCTGAACAGCAGCGGACGGATAGCCGCAATAAAGGAGATGGTCCACTCGGGTGAGTTGATCGAGCTGGAGATCGAGGGGGTTGAATATCCAGTTTACATTGCTAGCTCCAATCACGAACTTCTCGATCGATGCCTCGTAATCGATGAACCATTTGAGGCAGCTTTTTTAGCTCCGCTTGATAATCTGCTATGGGACAGGAAATTCATAAAGAGCATTTTCGAATTCGAATACGTATGGGAGGTCTATAAACAGCCTAAGGACAGGAAGTACGGGTATTACGTTCTACCCGTTCTCTACGGAGCAGACTTCGTTGCCCGTTTCGAGCCAGTTCTCGATAAAAAGAAGAAGATCTTGAATATAAAGAACTGGTGGTGGGAGGATGACGTTACCGTCACAGAGGAAATGGAAGCGGCTATAAAGAAGGGCATCGACGACTTTGCAAGTTTCCTGGGTGCTGTTTCCGTTGTTTCTCCTGCCAGACTAGAAAGGCTTTTGAAGAAGCTTTAG
- a CDS encoding ROK family protein, whose product MPAVEIAIDVGGTKTLVSAFNEKEVEPYSSEEFPTRPAEGIDSFFERLSNICLRMKGSRNINRWGLCTAGAVSPEKGNLIWSPNLGWKNVELFRRASSFLGAEGVIENDCNAAAFGEWEFRKEIESLIYVTVSTGIGMGMVVRGKILRGANNAAGEIGHTIVKADGPLCTCGRRGCLQAISGGRGLEIRAHDSLGIKIGTKEIMNRAQLNEPVFKEMITEASETLGRFLCNLIDSLDPGVLVVGGSLGKNRYYFDRMLKTIEENYYRVPGKKVKIELSSIEPNPNILGILSLSRRVHKD is encoded by the coding sequence ATGCCAGCAGTTGAAATAGCGATCGACGTTGGAGGTACCAAAACTCTCGTATCGGCTTTCAATGAGAAAGAAGTGGAGCCTTATTCATCGGAGGAATTTCCCACCAGACCGGCTGAAGGAATTGATAGTTTCTTCGAGCGACTTAGTAACATCTGTCTTCGCATGAAAGGAAGTAGAAATATCAACCGCTGGGGGCTTTGCACGGCAGGTGCCGTCAGTCCCGAAAAGGGCAATTTGATCTGGTCGCCGAACCTCGGGTGGAAAAACGTGGAGCTCTTCAGAAGAGCCTCCTCCTTTCTCGGTGCAGAAGGTGTAATCGAAAACGATTGCAATGCGGCCGCTTTCGGCGAATGGGAATTCAGAAAGGAAATTGAGTCGCTCATCTACGTCACCGTCAGTACGGGAATAGGTATGGGAATGGTCGTCCGGGGTAAAATCTTACGGGGAGCAAACAACGCAGCGGGCGAAATCGGCCACACAATAGTGAAAGCGGATGGTCCGCTTTGCACTTGTGGTCGTCGCGGCTGCCTGCAAGCGATTTCAGGCGGCAGGGGTCTTGAAATTAGAGCACATGATTCGCTTGGAATAAAGATCGGCACAAAAGAGATAATGAATCGAGCACAGTTGAACGAGCCGGTTTTCAAAGAAATGATAACCGAAGCTTCTGAAACTCTTGGACGCTTTCTCTGCAACCTCATAGATTCTCTCGATCCTGGGGTACTGGTAGTCGGAGGAAGTCTCGGGAAGAACCGGTACTATTTCGACAGAATGCTTAAGACCATTGAAGAGAACTACTACAGAGTTCCAGGAAAGAAGGTAAAGATTGAGCTTTCCTCTATAGAACCCAATCCAAACATACTTGGAATACTCTCCCTGTCAAGGAGAGTTCACAAAGACTGA
- a CDS encoding pyridoxal phosphate-dependent aminotransferase — protein sequence MWSDILWKDDVIMDQLIEKFSKLGVDNAPGQESLQDGEGLQLIGEKIPGRPVDFSHGDVNAFEPIPGSLDAFVEGVRSGGEQAYTEYKGRGNIRESLSEKLSTFTNTPISPDTQLIITQGTQGALFLAAGSLIGRGDKVAIVEPDYFANRKLVQFFDGEIVPVALDFLESNGLAGLNLAELEESFKAGVKVFLFSNPNNPTGAIYTADEIRSIAYLAKKYDVSVVVDELYARQIFDGRVYTHLCAQDTIPVNLITIIGPSKTESLSGYRLGVAFGSENIIARMERLQAIVSLRAGGYSQAVLTLWFNEPEGWMEDRIDAHQRIRDDLVKLLHGVEGVKVRKTEAGSYLFVTVPELTVTMREFVKILRFQADVTVTVGTEFGPQFINSFRINFSQDHHFAAEAINRTVQLIERYRRK from the coding sequence ATGTGGAGCGATATCTTATGGAAGGACGATGTGATAATGGATCAGTTAATAGAAAAGTTTTCAAAACTTGGTGTAGATAACGCTCCTGGACAGGAGAGTCTTCAAGATGGCGAGGGGCTTCAACTTATAGGAGAGAAGATTCCCGGAAGACCGGTTGATTTTTCTCATGGGGATGTCAATGCTTTTGAACCGATCCCGGGATCACTGGATGCATTTGTAGAAGGCGTCCGCTCGGGCGGTGAGCAAGCGTATACTGAATACAAAGGAAGAGGCAACATACGAGAATCTTTGTCTGAAAAGCTTTCTACATTCACCAACACTCCAATTTCTCCAGATACGCAGCTCATCATTACACAGGGGACCCAGGGAGCGCTTTTTCTGGCAGCGGGATCACTAATTGGCCGGGGAGATAAGGTCGCAATAGTTGAGCCCGACTATTTCGCCAACAGAAAACTGGTGCAATTCTTCGATGGCGAAATCGTTCCAGTAGCGCTGGATTTTCTGGAGTCTAATGGGCTAGCCGGTTTGAATCTTGCCGAGCTTGAAGAATCTTTCAAAGCCGGTGTTAAGGTCTTCTTGTTCTCCAATCCTAACAACCCGACGGGTGCTATTTACACGGCTGATGAGATTCGGTCTATCGCTTACCTTGCAAAGAAATATGATGTATCGGTTGTCGTAGATGAGCTTTATGCAAGACAAATTTTCGATGGCAGAGTGTATACACATCTGTGTGCCCAAGACACAATACCAGTCAATCTAATCACAATCATCGGTCCATCCAAAACAGAGTCTTTAAGCGGTTATCGGTTAGGAGTTGCATTTGGTTCCGAAAATATCATTGCACGAATGGAAAGACTGCAGGCTATTGTCTCTCTGCGCGCCGGAGGTTATTCTCAAGCTGTACTTACATTGTGGTTCAACGAACCAGAGGGATGGATGGAAGATCGAATCGATGCACATCAAAGGATCCGTGACGATCTGGTAAAATTGCTTCACGGCGTGGAAGGTGTCAAAGTCAGAAAAACAGAAGCCGGTAGTTATCTATTTGTGACAGTTCCCGAGTTGACCGTCACTATGAGAGAGTTTGTTAAAATCCTAAGATTTCAGGCCGATGTTACGGTGACAGTCGGAACGGAATTTGGCCCTCAGTTTATTAATAGTTTTCGCATCAATTTCTCTCAAGATCATCACTTTGCAGCGGAGGCAATTAATCGTACGGTACAGCTGATTGAAAGATACCGGAGAAAATAA
- a CDS encoding formylglycine-generating enzyme family protein, producing the protein TISQSSSTFSWNGSDSDGTIAKYEYRKDGGTWTSNGTSTSYTWSGYLEDYHTFEVRAQDNEGAYSSTVSWSFTYSTGAVVVGEMVLVEGGTFTMGDEFGDLEDWCRPVHEVTLTYDFWLGKYEVTFDEYDAFCEATGRSKPDDWGWGRGTRPVMNVSWWDAIAYCNWLSSKEGLPVAYRLLGETDEGQILDANGNVTTDITKVVGYRLPTQAEWEYAARGGKYRSPYKYSGSDNVDEVAWYEENSGSKTHEIGLKLANVLGIYDMSGNVWEWCSDWWYYYTETPKTNPYSSTIDSYRMNRGGCWYFGATGPRVANRGYSDPTGTGSNLGLRICRMVY; encoded by the coding sequence ACTATATCCCAGAGCAGCAGCACATTCAGCTGGAATGGTAGTGATTCGGATGGGACTATTGCTAAGTACGAATACAGAAAAGATGGAGGTACTTGGACAAGCAATGGGACGAGCACAAGCTATACATGGAGCGGCTACTTAGAAGATTACCACACATTTGAAGTTAGGGCTCAGGACAACGAAGGCGCTTACTCAAGCACAGTAAGCTGGAGCTTCACATATTCGACGGGAGCGGTAGTAGTCGGAGAAATGGTACTCGTCGAGGGTGGAACGTTCACGATGGGAGATGAGTTTGGGGATCTAGAGGACTGGTGCAGACCAGTTCATGAGGTAACTCTCACATATGATTTCTGGTTGGGTAAATATGAAGTGACTTTCGACGAATACGACGCTTTCTGTGAGGCCACTGGCAGGAGTAAGCCTGACGACTGGGGTTGGGGAAGGGGAACCAGACCTGTAATGAATGTCAGCTGGTGGGACGCGATAGCTTACTGTAACTGGTTGAGCTCGAAAGAAGGATTGCCCGTAGCTTACAGATTGTTGGGAGAAACTGATGAAGGACAGATCTTGGACGCGAATGGCAATGTGACTACTGACATAACTAAGGTGGTGGGTTATAGATTACCGACACAGGCAGAATGGGAGTATGCTGCCCGGGGAGGAAAATACCGCTCGCCTTACAAATATTCGGGAAGCGATAATGTAGATGAAGTTGCTTGGTACGAGGAAAATTCGGGAAGCAAGACCCACGAGATCGGACTAAAACTGGCTAACGTGCTCGGTATATACGATATGTCTGGAAACGTATGGGAATGGTGTAGCGACTGGTGGTACTACTACACAGAAACACCAAAGACGAACCCCTACAGCAGTACAATTGATTCCTACCGTATGAATCGTGGGGGTTGTTGGTATTTTGGTGCGACAGGGCCGCGTGTAGCTAATCGCGGCTATAGTGATCCGACTGGTACGGGCAGCAACTTGGGCTTACGTATTTGCAGGATGGTGTACTGA
- a CDS encoding bifunctional 4-hydroxy-2-oxoglutarate aldolase/2-dehydro-3-deoxy-phosphogluconate aldolase: MHELKKEFYGKLVIGAGTVYDDTAYSRALRSNADFVLSPGFSEEIAKLSIRDGISYIPGVYTSTDIQTALNNGFNFLKLFPGGAEGLNLLKAFRGPFPTVKFMPFGGVTSENATEYMRAGAVALGIGSYIANRNLFDEGREGEVLERIQKIRRAVNASS; this comes from the coding sequence ATGCACGAACTCAAGAAGGAATTCTACGGAAAGCTCGTGATCGGGGCCGGTACAGTATACGATGATACGGCATATTCGAGAGCGCTCCGCTCGAATGCCGATTTCGTTCTCAGCCCGGGGTTTAGCGAGGAAATCGCAAAGTTGTCGATAAGGGATGGAATAAGCTATATACCCGGTGTCTACACTTCTACAGATATACAGACGGCGCTGAACAACGGATTCAACTTTCTGAAACTCTTCCCCGGCGGTGCGGAAGGACTGAATTTGCTCAAAGCATTCAGGGGTCCCTTTCCCACAGTCAAATTCATGCCTTTCGGCGGGGTAACGTCCGAAAACGCTACAGAATACATGCGAGCAGGAGCTGTTGCGCTCGGAATCGGTTCCTACATAGCAAACAGAAACCTTTTTGATGAGGGAAGAGAAGGAGAGGTTCTTGAAAGGATCCAGAAAATTCGGAGAGCCGTAAATGCCAGCAGTTGA
- a CDS encoding transglutaminase-like domain-containing protein yields MKTKLVFLILLLSALVLGNTLQRSDEHFQSQNELKLTIEFSLTFEEAKEIILRHYPDLKNDEEIRRFIVDRDIQRFVVEGVEMYYEDFEHNLFTRDPELVKREPKWSATNTLLVKHLLSEYGPRQTPFANFKSDFSPYFNPKEYLIEYTLQTERSLLPETGSLRIWLPLPLQTATQEKITVLEVIPKEAMVGLPKIDGNIAYILFKFDLSALEEDLDISVKFTFRHYQQQFDVDPEKVGDYDTESSLYREFTKSEGDIYFDERFEHLARSIVGDETNPYLQARKIYYYVVENIPYSFMAHASIDASGVPESVYSFEHGFGDCGTQSIIFSALCRSIGIPARTPGGFQIFAGSLGTHFWAEFYLPNYGWIPVDTSAGQIATYTLGITEQERSEFIDYFFGNQDPLRFIVQNSSNYMPEERPADIQSLEITMQSPYVESEFGNEKLEVTITILESFAMKTTLLR; encoded by the coding sequence GTGAAAACAAAACTTGTTTTTTTGATCTTGCTTCTGTCCGCGCTAGTTCTAGGCAACACTCTTCAGAGATCGGACGAGCATTTCCAAAGTCAGAATGAGCTGAAACTCACGATCGAGTTCTCGCTGACTTTCGAAGAGGCCAAAGAGATAATCTTGAGGCACTATCCGGATCTCAAGAACGATGAAGAGATCAGACGATTCATAGTGGATAGAGATATTCAGAGGTTTGTTGTCGAAGGTGTCGAGATGTATTATGAAGACTTTGAGCACAACCTTTTCACCCGCGATCCAGAACTGGTTAAGAGAGAACCTAAATGGTCGGCCACCAATACTTTGCTGGTCAAGCACCTTCTCAGCGAATACGGGCCGCGGCAAACGCCTTTTGCCAATTTCAAGTCGGACTTCAGCCCTTATTTCAATCCCAAAGAGTATCTTATTGAATACACTTTACAGACTGAAAGGTCCTTGTTGCCGGAAACGGGCTCACTGAGAATCTGGCTGCCGCTTCCACTTCAGACTGCAACTCAAGAGAAAATTACCGTTCTCGAAGTTATTCCGAAAGAAGCGATGGTTGGCCTACCGAAAATTGATGGTAACATAGCCTATATTCTTTTCAAATTTGATCTTTCAGCTCTGGAGGAGGATCTCGATATTTCGGTGAAATTCACTTTTAGACACTACCAACAACAGTTCGATGTCGATCCTGAAAAGGTTGGAGACTATGACACCGAAAGCTCCCTGTACCGCGAATTCACAAAGTCTGAAGGTGACATTTACTTCGATGAAAGGTTCGAGCACCTGGCCAGAAGCATCGTTGGAGATGAGACAAACCCGTACCTCCAGGCCAGAAAGATATATTACTACGTTGTGGAGAATATCCCTTACAGCTTTATGGCTCACGCTTCAATCGACGCGTCAGGCGTTCCAGAAAGCGTCTATTCCTTCGAGCATGGGTTCGGGGACTGCGGAACCCAGTCGATTATCTTCTCCGCCCTTTGCAGATCTATAGGGATACCGGCGAGGACGCCGGGAGGCTTTCAGATTTTCGCTGGGAGCCTTGGCACACATTTCTGGGCCGAGTTCTATCTACCCAATTACGGTTGGATTCCGGTCGATACTTCCGCGGGTCAGATTGCGACGTACACCCTGGGTATTACAGAGCAAGAGCGAAGTGAATTCATCGACTACTTCTTCGGAAACCAGGACCCTCTAAGATTCATTGTCCAGAATTCTTCTAATTACATGCCGGAAGAAAGGCCAGCCGATATTCAGTCTCTCGAAATAACTATGCAGAGTCCTTACGTGGAGAGTGAGTTTGGAAATGAGAAGCTCGAAGTGACAATAACGATACTCGAATCATTTGCGATGAAGACGACTTTGTTGAGGTGA